ACACCTGAGCCTGTATAGGGGATTTCCATAACCTCAAGGAGTCCCTGAATACAGCCATCCTCTCCAAAGCCTCCATGAAGGGCAAGAAAGGCAATCTCGATTTTTTCTCTTCCGAGAACTTTACAGATATCCCTTCCAACATCTATGGCAGATACATCATAGCCCAGATTCCTCAGGGCATTAAAGATGGCTTTGCCGCTTCTAAGAGACACCTCTCTTTCTGCCGAGATGCCTCCCATAAGAACGCCTATTCGTTTTTTAGTCAGCAGTTTCCCCTCCAATGATTTTTATCTCCGGTTTAAGGATTACACCGAATTTTTTCTTTACCTTTGATGAGACCATCTCCATGAGCCTGAGAAAATCCTCTGCATTACCGTTTCCTTTATTGATGAAGAAATTTGCATGTTTTTCGCTCACCTCGATATCTCCAGCCCTCATGCCTTTACATCCAGCCGAATCTATAAGTTTTCCAGCAGAGACACCTCGTGGATTCTTAAACACGCATCCTGCAGACCGTTTACCAATGGGTTGAATACTTTTTCTTTCTTTAAGAAAACCGTCTATCCTCTTTGAGACATCCATAGGGTCATCAGGGAGTAACCTTAGCGTAGCCCTTGTAATAAAAAAACCATGAGGCAGTTTTACGCTTCTATATCCAAATACTACATCCCTTACATCATAAAGGCTGATATTTCCTAAGGCATCCATCATCGAGATATCGATAATGACATCCTTTATCTCATAGCCGAATGCACCTGAATTGCCTGCAATTGCACCACCGAGTGTGCCTGGAATGCCCGAAAGCCCCTCGATGCCTTTGAGTCCTGTTTTCCTCGATAAAGCTACAATCTCCTGAAGCAAAAGCCCTGAATCAGCGATTATCGTAAATCTTTCGTCCTCAACCCTTAGTTCATTAAACATGCATAACGAGACGACTATGCCACGGATACCTTTGTCTTTTACAAGCACATTCGTGCCTTTCCCTATTGGAGTAATGGGTGTATCCGCATCCCTTGCAAGTCGTAGCACATGCCTGAGCGAGACGATATTTTCTGGAAATGCTAAGACATCGGCAGGACCTCCGATTCTTAAAGATGTATGTCTTTTCATTGGCTCACCAAACAAAACCCTGCCCTTAAACACATCCCTTGAAAATATCTCTTTCACTAAAGTCTCTTCCTTCTTTAAGACATTCATCTTTCCATTAGCCTCTTAAGTATCTCCTCGCCTACTTTGTAGACATCGCCTGCCCCGAGGGTTAAAAGTGTCTCTCCTAACTTAAGATGTCCTGATATATGTTCAATCATTTCCTGTCTGTCAGAGATAAATATGACGCCTTTGTGCCTTTTTTTAATCTTCTTAGAAAGTGCCTCTGATGTTATGCCCTTTATGGGTTTTTCTCCTGCAGGATAGATATCCATAAGGAAAAGTGTGTCTGCATCGTCAAAGGATTTCAGAAACTCCTCAAACAGGCTTTTTGTCCTTGTATATCTATGAGGCTGGAATATAACGGAAAGGCTTCCTTTTTTAATGGACTGTCTAAGTGCCCTTAGGGTTGCCTTTATCTCAGAGGGGTGATGCCCGTAGTCGTCATAGAGCTTAATGCCTTTAGTTTCACCTTTGAATTCAAGTCTTCTCTCGATGCCCTTAAAACCTTCTAAAGCCTCTTTTATCTTTTTAATATCTATCTG
This region of Nitrospirota bacterium genomic DNA includes:
- the murB gene encoding UDP-N-acetylmuramate dehydrogenase, whose translation is MNVLKKEETLVKEIFSRDVFKGRVLFGEPMKRHTSLRIGGPADVLAFPENIVSLRHVLRLARDADTPITPIGKGTNVLVKDKGIRGIVVSLCMFNELRVEDERFTIIADSGLLLQEIVALSRKTGLKGIEGLSGIPGTLGGAIAGNSGAFGYEIKDVIIDISMMDALGNISLYDVRDVVFGYRSVKLPHGFFITRATLRLLPDDPMDVSKRIDGFLKERKSIQPIGKRSAGCVFKNPRGVSAGKLIDSAGCKGMRAGDIEVSEKHANFFINKGNGNAEDFLRLMEMVSSKVKKKFGVILKPEIKIIGGETAD